A stretch of the Arvicola amphibius chromosome 8, mArvAmp1.2, whole genome shotgun sequence genome encodes the following:
- the Znf526 gene encoding zinc finger protein 526, with the protein MAEMVAEAAEMPTQSPGAVDISTPVSGELAEMATAVTEMTPGEALASSLFFQHHQFMCSECGSLYNTLEEVLSHQEQHLPTMSEEEVLTAQDTGLEPELVPDTGDGPFQCGECSQLILSPSELLAHQDAHLQESASQIQYQCGDCQELFPSPELWVAHRKTQHLSSTADEPPVPPPLPPPTPPPLPPEVKMEPYECPECSTLCATPEEFLEHQGTHFDSLEKEERNGLEEEEEEEEEETDEEEAVAELTADDMGGDKAMADRAQSCGDCSQHCTTSAARRRHRRASRSPVSATLPFHCSQCQRSFSSANRLMAHGRAHVGGTHECTTCSKVFKKAASLEQHQRLHRGEARYLCVDCGRGFGTELTLVAHRRAHTANPLHRCRCGKTFSNMTKFLYHRRTHTGKSGTPTKVATVSPAPAEPTPPPPPPSVQLPCPQCPKSFASASRLSRHRRAVHGPPERRHRCGICGKGFKKLVHVRNHLRTHTGERPFQCHSCGKTFASLANLSRHQLTHTGVRPYQCLDCGKRFTQSSNLQQHRRLHLRPVAFARAPRLPITGLYNKSPYYCGTCGRWFRAMAGLRLHQRVHARARTLTLQPPRSPSPVPPPPPEPQQTIMCTELGETIAIIETSQPLALEDTLQLCQAALGASEASGLLQLDTAFV; encoded by the coding sequence ATGGCAGAGATGGTGGCAGAAGCAGCTGAGATGCCAACACAGTCACCAGGAGCAGTGGACATTTCGACACCTGTGTCAGGAGAACTGGCAGAGATGGCAACCGCTGTGACTGAGATGACCCCTGGGGAGGCGCtggcctcctccctcttcttccagcACCACCAGTTCATGTGCTCTGAGTGTGGCAGCCTCTACAACACCCTGGAGGAAGTCCTCTCCCACCAGGAACAGCACCTGCCCACCATGTCAGAGGAGGAGGTGCTAACCGCCCAGGACACGGGCCTGGAGCCTGAGCTAGTGCCTGACACTGGGGACGGACCTTTCCAATGTGGTGAATGCAGCCAGCTCATCCTCTCCCCCAGTGAGCTCCTGGCACACCAGGATGCCCACCTGCAGGAGTCTGCAAGCCAGATCCAGTACCAGTGTGGTGACTGCCAGGAGCTCTTCCCCTCACCTGAGCTGTGGGTGGCTCATCGAAAGACTCAGCACCTTTCCAGTACAGCTGATGAGCCACCAGTGCCACCTCCTTTGCCTCCCCCAacaccaccacccctgccacCAGAAGTCAAGATGGAGCCCTATGAGTGTCCTGAGTGCTCTACCCTCTGTGCCACCCCTGAAGAGTTCTTGGAGCATCAGGGCACCCACTTTGACTCCCTGGAGAAAGAAGAGCGCAATGGgttagaagaggaggaggaagaggaggaggaggagaccgATGAGGAGGAAGCAGTTGCAGAGCTCACTGCTGATGATATGGGAGGTGACAAGGCCATGGCTGATAGAGCTCAGAGTTGTGGAGATTGTTCCCAGCACTGTACCACTTCAGCTGCACGCCGCCGACACCGACGGGCATCTCGTAGTCCAGTGTCTGCCACCCTCCCCTTCCACTGCAGCCAATGTCAGCGCAGCTTCAGCTCTGCTAACCGTCTGATGGCGCATGGACGAGCCCACGTGGGTGGTACCCATGAATGTACCACCTGCTCCAAGGTGTTCAAGAAAGCAGCCTCTCTGGAGCAGCACCAGCGGCTGCACCGTGGGGAAGCCCGCTACCTCTGTGTGGACTGTGGCCGTGGCTTTGGCACTGAGCTCACGCTGGTTGCCCATCGGCGAGCCCATACTGCCAACCCATTACACCGCTGTCGCTGTGGCAAGACCTTCAGCAACATGACCAAGTTCCTCTACCACCGACGAACTCACACTGGGAAAAGTGGAACCCCCACCAAAGTAGcaactgtctccccagctccagctGAGCCCacgcccccacctccacccccatctgTCCAGCTGCCCTGTCCACAGTGCCCCAAGtcctttgcctcagcctcccggcTTTCTAGGCACCGACGCGCAGTGCATGGCCCCCCTGAACGCCGACACAGGTGTGGGATTTGTGGCAAGGGCTTCAAGAAGCTGGTCCATGTGCGCAACCACCTGCGGACACACACAGGCGAGAGGCCCTTCCAGTGTCACTCCTGCGGGAAGACCTTCGCCTCTTTAGCCAACCTGAGCCGCCACCAGCTGACCCATACAGGTGTGCGTCCCTACCAATGCCTGGACTGTGGCAAGCGCTTCACACAGAGCTCCAACCTGCAGCAACACCGGCGGCTACACCTACGACCAGTAGCCTTTGCGCGTGCCCCTCGCCTTCCCATAACTGGTCTCTACAACAAGAGCCCCTACTACTGTGGAACCTGCGGCCGCTGGTTCCGTGCCATGGCAGGCCTACGACTGCACCAGCGGGTCCATGCCCGAGCTAGAACATTGACACTACAGCCTCCTAGATCACCCTCTCcggtcccacccccaccccctgagcCTCAGCAGACTATCATGTGCACAGAGCTTGGGGAGACCATCGCCATCATCGAGACATCCCAGCCACTGGCCCTGGAGGACACACTGCAGCTGTGCCAGGCAGCACTGGGGGCCAGTGAAGCCAGTGGACTGTTGCAGTTGGACACGGCGTTCGTGTGA